Genomic window (Capsicum annuum cultivar UCD-10X-F1 chromosome 10, UCD10Xv1.1, whole genome shotgun sequence):
AGGTTTTCAACTTTGAAAAGGACCCTCAATTCCTCTTTTAAATTAGCAAATCAGATTGATATCAGATCTTCATATGCTTGCAGAAATGGTAATCTCCACACTAGAGAACCCACCAATTCAAAAAGTTATGCTGCCCCAAAATGTTTTAATTTAAGGGGTCTGCACTTGGCCAGTGGGATCAGTCATGTTTCCTCTTATCTCAGTGGGGGATCTGATAATAAAAGTTTGAGGGGAAGTAAATCAATTGTTCTGACTAGCCCCATTTGGAATAGTCGATGGTATTCGTCATCTGTTAGCAGCAAAGGAGATACTCCTAAAGGTTCAGAAGTTACAACTGGTGCAAGTGGGTCTGATGTGGATACAAGTGGTGTAAGTGGAAGTGAATGGGTTGGAAATATTAAGGAAGCTTGGCAAACTGCCATGGATGCTGTGAATTATACCGGTGAAAAAGCGAAAGAGGCATCTTCTGAAATGACTCCTTATGTTGAACATGTGCTCGATGCACACCCTTATCTGAGAGATGTAGTTGTTCCTGTTGGTGGCACTTTAACTGGTACCTTAATGGCTTGGGTGGTGCTTCCAAGGTTTTTGAGGAGATTTCACAAGTATTCGAATCAAGGACCAGCTGCTTTGTTTCCTGGAAGCTCGATATGGGGGCAGGTTCCTTATGAGAAAAGTATTTGGGGTGCTATGGAGGATCCCGTTCGATATTTAATTACTTTCATGGCATTTTCAcagatgttagttatatgtttcTTACTTCTTCTATCCCATATTATTTCGGTTTGGTCTTCTTTCTATCAGCTATGTCTTTATTGTTGAAGTATATCTATGTTCAGCGCTGTGATGGTGGCGCCCAGCAGTATTGCATCACAATACCTTCTCCAGACATGGCAAGGTGCTGCCATTCTTTCATTTGTCTGGTTTCTACAGCGATGGAAAACAAATGTGATCAGCAGAACTTTGGTTGTCAAGGGTCTTGAAGTGGGTGACCGTGATCGATTGTTGACTTTGGACAGAATCTCTTCCGTTGGCCTCTTCGTCCTTGGGCTAATGACTTTAGCTGAAGTTTGTGGAGTAGCTGTACAGTCTATTTTGACTGTTGGTGGAATTGGAGGTAAGTTCTTAGCTTGGTTCCCACCTGCCTTGTTCTATCATCTATGAGGTGAGAAGGTTCCTACAAACGAAAGGTCTGCTTAGTTTGCTAATTATTTGAATCTAAGGGAGGCAAAATTAGCCCATGAAACCTGATTGCCCAAGTCTGGACGGTTGAATGACCCGCCCAAGTCTGGACGGTTGAATGAACCGCCCATTTATTGAAAATGGATTTTTTTAGTTACTGACTAACCATAGAATTTTACTAATTTATATTCTTTAACCTATAATGGAAGACACACATAATCATTTGCAAATTTGATGGTTGCTTCATTTGGTCCTGTCACCATGCACATCTTTTACATTTATAGTGTAATCCCAGAAGGCCTAACTGCTCCTCATCCTCATTTTTGTCTCAGCTCATTTTATTCATAGTAGTCCAAAGTTCTTTAACTTTGTTACCTCTTTTTAGTGCTTGAAGTTTTATCATCTAACATTTTTTCTTTGGTGTCTCTGGTTGTAGTcgttattgttgttttattatttacttttttcctGTGTGGGGAACTGCAATGACTCATCTTTTGATGTATCTTCTAGCATTGTGTGGAGAAAACTTTCTCCATCATTCTACATAAGAACACAGGTTTATAATGTTGTTGTTACAGTCTATTGATGACGTATCAACTTGAAGGATTTTGACTTCCCAGAGTAGGAGTGGGACCAGAAATTGAGTTATATAACAGTGGACAGATTTGCTTATTAGCGGGCATGAGAAAATGTGCATAATCTTTGAAATCATTTTATTCAGGAAATATTGGGTTCTGTAGGGCCATGAGGAGTCATAGAAATTTACCAGACCCATTCAGTTAAGGCCATCCACTTTGGTTGATCTTACACCATTTTTCTActtatccaaaaagaaaaagaaagaaataagaaaacattAATAGTAGCAAATAGCAATCATGTCAACAATGATACTGCTAGAGAGCATGTTAGTTTGTGCTGGTTTATAGGTGTATATGAAGATGCAATGTGGacatgattgaaaaattataaaagttattttaattttccctCATTTGTCTTCCAATTCACTCTTCACTTTTGCCTTTTTTATGAATACTGCAGGGGTGGCTACTGCCTTTGCTGCTAGAGACATCCTTGGTAATGTTCTTAGTGGACTCTCTGTACAGCTTTCACAACCTTTTTCAGTTGGTGACACGATAAAAGTATGTCAGAAGTTTTCTTAATTGttaataatcttttttttctcctttgttgTTATTGCGAGATTCTAAGGATTTGGCATGATTTATGCAAAAGTTAGAAATACATGACAAGCCTTTATTCAGTATATCAACAGTTGTTAAAAAATCTTTTGCATCGTTAGAGTAAGACAGAATGGTGGATAATGAATAAGCTATTTGAAGGCCAACTTTGCATATTCCACTTTCTCGAAAAAAGAGACTTTAACTTAGTATATTTGACTGGGCATATAAACTATTTATTCAAGTTTTAGAGATACATCTAGCATGATACTGTAATAATGACGTAGTTAAAGGGAAAGGAGACTGAATAAGATATGGAATGGAGTGTTAAATATTGACTTTCGGCTGGTGTTGCTCATGGTTCTGACAAGTTGAGTGGAAAAATGGAATTCCAGTATCCATCCCTAGTTAGTAGTTGGTGGAATTAGTGGTATACTGATTGATATATATTCTAGAGTATAAGTGGTACTGCAAGTTACATTGGCTTCAGTATGGATATTCTTGTGTAGCCCATTTAGAAGTATTCACACAGATGGACCGTGACACAAGGCATTACATTGGAGTGGGTGAGGTAGGCAAGGCAGTAATACATTTATGCCCTAGGTTTTGAACTAAATCCTGCTTGCTATCTGAACTTGAATGGACAATTACCTCAAAGGTTCAGTTCTGATGTGTATGTGCGTTAAGAAACAACTAGTGGGATTGATGGAAAATAAAATGATATTTGATTATGACTTGAAAATTGGTTTAACAGTAAAACTATATCTAATTAAGAATAACAAGACTATCTGAATAATCAACAAATTTTAGTTGTGTTCctaatgagtaatctattggaacttGAATCCTGTTTTTCTGACAACATGACATAACATTCATTTCATGAGTTGTTTAACAGATAACTACTTTTGCAGGCTGGATCAGTGGAAGGTCAAGTGGTTGAAATGGGGCTCACTAGTACATCATTGTTGACTGCAGAAAAATTCCCTGTTATTGTCCCAAATTCACTATTTTCCAGTCAGGtgagttttcttaattttttttttcaatgaaaCAAGTGGGATATCACTAAGGCCTCGAGTAGATGCCAAGTTACAGAAGGAGGGGAACTGTCAGTTCAGTAAATATAAAAAACTTATAAAGCCATGGAGCTGGCGAATCCCAGTACTCTTCATCATTCTTTGTGGAAGTTATCACTTTTGAGAGACTTCTTACCTTAGATCTCTGCCCAGTATTAACTTGCATGGTCGTGAATTGCTACACAGCTACTGCATATTGCTTTAAATGACTTAAAAGTTGtgcctttttttttctataaGGTGCAGAACTGGACAGAATAAAGCGCACTATTATATCTTTAGCTCCTTTAAAGGTGTTTTCTCTAGTTTTACTAAAGTGAATTTATAACTAGCTACTAAGAATATTCTCTTTAACATCAAGCAACGAAAAAACTATCTACTAATAGTATCTGCTTACTTTTCCTTGGTTTTACCCCTTTATGGCTAGCACTTCCTCATGATTATTTTGAGAGACTGCGTTGGATTATTTTTTCTGTTCCTTTTcttccacaacaacaacaaacccagtatattcccacctagtggggtctgggggggtaagatgtacgcagtccatacctctacctctaaagaagtagaaaggctgtttccgatagaccccggctcaaggcacgagataccacacaaacacatagtcaagcacagcacaagattacataacataaatacggcacccataagtaatataaaacagagaaaagcacacagattcgtaataaaacatggaacacggaatcataacgggcataaaatataattttcacctTTTCTTCCAAAGTATAattttcaccttcctattttcttgatgttttacCCATCACttgttattatattataataaaaaaaggttACCTGGAACTCCCGTTTCAATTAGTCAAGTTCAACTTTCTTCTTTTGGTTTCTAGAAAATAGTTTGCTAAATTCGTAGATAGAACCTCAAAGTTGGCACAATTTTTCACTTTTGCACTCTACCTTAGTTACCAGAGCTAGTCACTCTAACCTAACTAGTTAGTTACCAGATAGATACCTCTGTATGATCGAAGTGGGTCACATGAGCCGAAGCAGATTCGAAAGCTAAAAGATAAAAAGAGGAGAAACGCAGCACAACTAGAATATTGGAATTCTAACATTACAAAGCCTAAAGGCAGCAAACTAAATGCTAAACTAGTAGAGGAGTTAATTCTACAAACATCTTAGCTTAACTAAAGTGACTAAAGTTGCTGAGAACTGAGGTATTCTAAGCCTCCGGAAggatttcttcatttttttttggaaattggtAACTTTCTATTATATCACAACAGGGCATGGGTTGTATTGAAACCTTATATACAGATGTACTCCAAACTCCACTGCTCTATATCTATATTGAGTCTAAAACATCAATTATAGTGACAATGTCATTTGTGTATAActgtttacaccaaaaacatTACAACAGGATGCAGTTTAGTTTAACTTTCTGCACACTATTCTCTATGCTCTCAAAACACCTATagttcctttctttccaaattgcCCACCATATTGAAGCAAGGATAATTCTCCATCTAGCTCTGTCGTTAGCATGGACACCTGCCTCTTCCCAACTTTTAGAGCTTCAGTGACTCTCCCCGACATAGTTCAATATATGCCTTTAAGGATCAAAAATATTCTCCATAGTTGCTGAGTATATTTGCAGTGTAGAAATAGATGATTTACGGTTTCTGAGGTTTCCCAACGTAGGAAACACCTAGAACATAAGGTTATCCCCCCTTTCATTACATTATCCTGAGTCAGAGCTGCTTCCTTGGCTAGCAGCCACATAAAACATGAAACTTTATTGAGGATTCTGCATTTCCAAATTTGTTTCCATGGCCAGGTAGGATTTTGCAAACTTTGTTGATCCATCAACCTGTAGGCTGCGCCTACTTTAAATATGCCTTTGCTGCAACCTTTCCACCACAACACATCCTTCTCTGCCTGAAGACCCTTAAATTTCCAACCGTGTTAAGAAATTCTATCACCCTCATTACTTCCCAGTGATTAGGTTGTCTCTTGAAGTAGAAATTCCATCCCTGTGTTGTCCAAAGTTCCGCAATAGTCCTTTGTTGAAAGAATACTAAGTTGTATATGTCAAGGAAAAGGATTTTCAGGTTCCCTTTCTCATGCCACTCTTCCTTCCAAAATTTTGTCTTATTCCCATTTCCCACTTTTATCTTGGAGTTGAGTTTGACTTCCTCCCATAGAGTTCTTATGGATCTCCATAGGCTGACCCCGTATGGTGTAGTCACTTCCTTGGCCAtccaattgtcttctgcttcatATTTAACACCTATCACTCTTTTCCAAAGTGACTGGTCGTCGTTTGAGTATTTCCGCAACCATTTCATTCCGAGTGTTTTGCTTTGATGTTTCATATTCGTAATTCCCATTCCCCTATTCTTTTTTCCTCCTCTTTTTTCTTTCCGGCTCTTTATACCAATGTGATTTAATTTCAGGTGCTTCTCAGTTGCTACTGATTTTCAAACTGATTTTCATTTTACCAGCTTTCTTCTCTTTGTTTCCTTGCCACAAGAATTTCCTCCTTATGCTATCTAATTTTTTAATAACCCCTGCTGGAATGGGAAATAATGACATCATGTATGTTGGCATAGCATCAAGAACTGAGTTGATGAGTGTTAGTCTACTTCCCAGAGATAGATACTGGCCAATTTCTTCTCCCACTTTTCTATCACATTATTCCAAATTTCAGTAGACTTGGATTTTGCTCCTAAAGGCATGCCCAAGTAAGTTGTTGGCAAAGTCCCAACTCCACCTCCAAGTACTGATGCTGGCCCGACCATATTGTTGACTTCATTAATTGGATACATAAAACTTTTGCTCCAGTTAATGTGTAGACCAGATACCCCTTCAAACAAGACCAGGATCACCCTTAAGTATCTCAGTTGCTCTTCAGCTCCACAAAAAATCAGTGTATCGTCTGCATATCGTCTGCATGTTGAAGGTGAGTCACCTCCAAGGTTTCTATCCCCTCTCTGGATACATCAAACCTTTTCAACCATCCTCTAGTGTTGGCTGTCTTAACCATACTGTCTAAACCCTCCATAGTGATTAAGAACAGGAAAGGTGATAGAGGATCGCCCTGTCTGAGCCCTCTTTTCTTTGAGTTCTGAAAAAACCTGCAGGAGACCCATTTATAAGAACAAAAAAGTTAACTGTTGAGATAAAATACAAAATCCAGTTCTTTCATTTCTGTCCAAATCCCAACAACTCTAGAATCTTCATTAGATACTTCCAATTAACATGATCATATGCTTTTTCAATGTCCAACTTGCAAAGAATGCCCAGCTTTTTCTGTTTGGTTCTGGAATCAACTGCTTCATTAGCAATCAAAACTGCATCCATGCTTTGTCTCCCTTTTATGAAGGCCATTTGTTGTGAATCCACCAATTTGTCTATCACACCCTTCAGTCTCTCTGTGAGTACTTTAGATAAAAGTTTGTATATACTTCCTATGAGACTTATTGGTCTAAAGTCCCTCAACTCCTTTGCTCCTTTCTTTTTGGGAATGAGTGCAATAGAAGTAGCATTAAAGCTCTTCTcagacacttcttgatcatagaagTTCTTAAATGTGTCCATTATGTCTTGATTCACCACATCCCAACACTTGATGAAGAAACTCATTGTGTATCCATCTAGTCCAGGAGCCTTGTCAGCTGCACATAACTTTAGATAATTTAGTACTGTATTCTCCTCAAATCTTCCTTGAAGGGCCATTTTCTCCTCTTCAGTTATAACTGGACTCCGAGCATTCTGATAAGTAGGTCTCCATTGGATGGATTCTGATACAGCTTCTTGTAGTATGAAATTATGTCCCCTTAAATTCTGGTTGGCTCTTGAGAAACTTCTCCTTGAATAATCAGTTGATCAATATTGTGGTACCTTTTGTGTGAATTTGCCATCTTGTGGAAGAACTTGGTGTTCTTGTCTCCCTCCTTAAGCCATAGAACACTTGATCTCTATCTCCAAGATATTTTCTCCTTGATCAACTCCTCATATTCTAATAATACTGCAGCTTTCTTTGTTGTTTCTTCCTCTGTAAGCACCTTGTTTTCCCTTTCAGGTCTAATTCTGCCATCTGCTCTAATAATTTTTTCTCCGCAAACCTAGGttcccatttttttcttttcttcattccTTTGAGTTTGTGTTTCAATGCTTTAAGTTTGCACGCCAACACA
Coding sequences:
- the LOC107845274 gene encoding mechanosensitive ion channel protein 1, mitochondrial isoform X4 encodes the protein MAAIRNGNLHTREPTNSKSYAAPKCFNLRGLHLASGISHVSSYLSGGSDNKSLRGSKSIVLTSPIWNSRWYSSSVSSKGDTPKGSEVTTGASGSDVDTSGVSGSEWVGNIKEAWQTAMDAVNYTGEKAKEASSEMTPYVEHVLDAHPYLRDVVVPVGGTLTGTLMAWVVLPRFLRRFHKYSNQGPAALFPGSSIWGQVPYEKSIWGAMEDPVRYLITFMAFSQIAVMVAPSSIASQYLLQTWQGAAILSFVWFLQRWKTNVISRTLVVKGLEVGDRDRLLTLDRISSVGLFVLGLMTLAEVCGVAVQSILTVGGIGGVATAFAARDILGNVLSGLSVQLSQPFSVGDTIKAGSVEGQVVEMGLTSTSLLTAEKFPVIVPNSLFSSQVIVNKSRAQWRAMVTTVPFQIEDFDKIVQISDDVKSMLKSNPNAFLEKEAPYCYLSKIEKTYAELTLGCNLRYVSKDKLFSAQQDILLQAARIVMQHGGTLADPWTR
- the LOC107845274 gene encoding mechanosensitive ion channel protein 1, mitochondrial isoform X1, yielding MAAIRFSTLKRTLNSSFKLANQIDIRSSYACRNGNLHTREPTNSKSYAAPKCFNLRGLHLASGISHVSSYLSGGSDNKSLRGSKSIVLTSPIWNSRWYSSSVSSKGDTPKGSEVTTGASGSDVDTSGVSGSEWVGNIKEAWQTAMDAVNYTGEKAKEASSEMTPYVEHVLDAHPYLRDVVVPVGGTLTGTLMAWVVLPRFLRRFHKYSNQGPAALFPGSSIWGQVPYEKSIWGAMEDPVRYLITFMAFSQIISMFSAVMVAPSSIASQYLLQTWQGAAILSFVWFLQRWKTNVISRTLVVKGLEVGDRDRLLTLDRISSVGLFVLGLMTLAEVCGVAVQSILTVGGIGGVATAFAARDILGNVLSGLSVQLSQPFSVGDTIKAGSVEGQVVEMGLTSTSLLTAEKFPVIVPNSLFSSQVIVNKSRAQWRAMVTTVPFQIEDFDKIVQISDDVKSMLKSNPNAFLEKEAPYCYLSKIEKTYAELTLGCNLRYVSKDKLFSAQQDILLQAARIVMQHGGTLADPWTR
- the LOC107845274 gene encoding mechanosensitive ion channel protein 1, mitochondrial isoform X2: MAAIRFSTLKRTLNSSFKLANQIDIRSSYACRNGNLHTREPTNSKSYAAPKCFNLRGLHLASGISHVSSYLSGGSDNKSLRGSKSIVLTSPIWNSRWYSSSVSSKGDTPKGSEVTTGASGSDVDTSGVSGSEWVGNIKEAWQTAMDAVNYTGEKAKEASSEMTPYVEHVLDAHPYLRDVVVPVGGTLTGTLMAWVVLPRFLRRFHKYSNQGPAALFPGSSIWGQVPYEKSIWGAMEDPVRYLITFMAFSQIAVMVAPSSIASQYLLQTWQGAAILSFVWFLQRWKTNVISRTLVVKGLEVGDRDRLLTLDRISSVGLFVLGLMTLAEVCGVAVQSILTVGGIGGVATAFAARDILGNVLSGLSVQLSQPFSVGDTIKAGSVEGQVVEMGLTSTSLLTAEKFPVIVPNSLFSSQVIVNKSRAQWRAMVTTVPFQIEDFDKIVQISDDVKSMLKSNPNAFLEKEAPYCYLSKIEKTYAELTLGCNLRYVSKDKLFSAQQDILLQAARIVMQHGGTLADPWTR
- the LOC107845274 gene encoding mechanosensitive ion channel protein 1, mitochondrial isoform X3 yields the protein MAAIRNGNLHTREPTNSKSYAAPKCFNLRGLHLASGISHVSSYLSGGSDNKSLRGSKSIVLTSPIWNSRWYSSSVSSKGDTPKGSEVTTGASGSDVDTSGVSGSEWVGNIKEAWQTAMDAVNYTGEKAKEASSEMTPYVEHVLDAHPYLRDVVVPVGGTLTGTLMAWVVLPRFLRRFHKYSNQGPAALFPGSSIWGQVPYEKSIWGAMEDPVRYLITFMAFSQIISMFSAVMVAPSSIASQYLLQTWQGAAILSFVWFLQRWKTNVISRTLVVKGLEVGDRDRLLTLDRISSVGLFVLGLMTLAEVCGVAVQSILTVGGIGGVATAFAARDILGNVLSGLSVQLSQPFSVGDTIKAGSVEGQVVEMGLTSTSLLTAEKFPVIVPNSLFSSQVIVNKSRAQWRAMVTTVPFQIEDFDKIVQISDDVKSMLKSNPNAFLEKEAPYCYLSKIEKTYAELTLGCNLRYVSKDKLFSAQQDILLQAARIVMQHGGTLADPWTR